The Phoenix dactylifera cultivar Barhee BC4 chromosome 17, palm_55x_up_171113_PBpolish2nd_filt_p, whole genome shotgun sequence genome contains a region encoding:
- the LOC103716715 gene encoding E3 ubiquitin-protein ligase RING1-like, which yields MSSAGAPGGATAPQRYFCHQCDRTVTLTPSPGAEIACPICHDGFIEEFDLPDPNPSPHSFFSFRSSDPLFLSPSPFSFLFSPSSSPPASFDLRNPSDLAGLFDPDAFHSHGPAPGPTPALGGGGGAEPFNPLAFLQNHIQQLLSGGANIQIVLEGGPGGNLGDYFIGPGLEQLIQQLAENDPNRYGTPPAAKSAVGSLPDIKITEELLATDEAQCAVCKDTFEIGEEAKQMPCKHIYHKDCILPWLELHNSCPVCRYELPTDDPDYENRRGPAVQGAHPVGTEDPGGAGGLAAGASGDGNTQSPRTVERRFRISLPWPLRGFGSQAEASNAGGGGNDGGGSSGGTGANSGSRGNTGSTRQEDLD from the coding sequence atGTCCTCCGCCGGAGCCCCAGGCGGCGCCACCGCCCCGCAGCGTTACTTCTGCCACCAGTGCGACCGCACCGTCACCCTTACGCCCTCCCCCGGCGCAGAAATCGCCTGCCCCATCTGCCATGACGGCTTCATCGAGGAATTCGACCTCCCCGACCCTAACCCTAGCCCtcattccttcttctccttccgatCCTCCGATCCCTtattcctctctccctcccccttctccttcctcttctccccctcctcctccccgcCCGCCAGCTTCGACCTCCGCAACCCTAGCGACCTCGCTGGCCTTTTCGACCCCGACGCCTTCCACTCCCACGGCCCCGCCCCCGGCCCCACCCCCGCCCTTGGCGGTGGAGGTGGCGCGGAGCCCTTCAATCCTCTGGCTTTCCTCCAGAATCACATCCAGCAACTCCTTTCCGGCGGCGCCAACATCCAGATCGTCCTCGAGGGCGGCCCCGGCGGCAACCTCGGCGACTACTTCATCGGCCCCGGCCTCGAGCAGCTGATCCAGCAGCTCGCCGAGAACGACCCCAACCGCTACGGCACCCCACCGGCGGCCAAATCCGCCGTTGGCTCCCTGCCGGACATCAAGATCACCGAGGAACTCCTTGCCACCGACGAGGCTCAGTGCGCGGTGTGCAAGGATACTTTCGAGATCGGGGAGGAGGCGAAGCAGATGCCGTGCAAACACATCTACCATAAGGACTGCATCCTGCCGTGGCTTGAGCTGCATAACTCTTGCCCTGTGTGCAGGTACGAGCTGCCCACAGACGATCCGGACTATGAGAACCGGAGGGGGCCGGCGGTTCAGGGGGCACACCCTGTGGGGACCGAAGATCCTGGTGGCGCCGGTGGGTTGGCGGCTGGGGCATCGGGGGATGGGAACACTCAGAGCCCAAGGACGGTAGAGAGGAGGTTTAGGATCTCGCTGCCTTGGCCACTGAGGGGTTTTGGGTCGCAAGCTGAGGCTAGCAATGCTGGAGGTGGTGGGAATGATGGCGGGGGCAGCTCTGGTGGAACTGGTGCAAATTCTGGTAGCCGTGGGAACACTGGGTCGACCCGGCAAGAGGATTTGGATTGA